One genomic window of Cyprinus carpio isolate SPL01 chromosome A23, ASM1834038v1, whole genome shotgun sequence includes the following:
- the LOC109079762 gene encoding V-type proton ATPase subunit S1-like, which produces MIYIVVLSINLKLPQSLSMRKIFFPVSARNWSVVEQVVLEYDGQRAIFNASGGIYSPAEYSFHCQSVSSIQSPLLVPRSATDNANQWKLSFTDFQIQGFNVTGEDFSYASDCAGFFTPGIWMGLLTSLLMVFILTYGLHMIMQLRTMDRFDDPKGPAISVPQSE; this is translated from the exons ATGATATATATTGTTGTATTGTCCATTAATTTGAAACTTCCCCAAAGCCTCTCTATGCGCAAGATCTTCTTTCCTGTATCTGCTCGCAACTGGTcggtggtggagcaggtggtgCTGGAGTATGACGGGCAGAGGGCCATCTTTAACGCCAGTGGCGGGATCTACTCTCCTGCAGAGTATTCTTTCCATTGCCAGAGTGTGAGCAGCATTCAGAGCCCCCTGCTGGTGCCTCGCAGTGCTACGGACAACGCTAACCAATGGAAGCTGTCCTTCACTGATTTTCAG ATCCAAGGCTTCAACGTTACTGGTGAAGACTTCTCGTATGCCAGCGACTGTGCAGGATTTTTCACTCCAGGGATTTGGATGGGCCTGCTGACCTCTCTGCTCATGGTGTTCATTCTTACCTACGGCCTGCACATGATCATGCAGCTTCGCACCATGGACCGCTTTGATGATCCAAAAGGCCCAGCGATTTCAGTGCCTCAGAGTGAGTGA